The stretch of DNA ATAATGTTTTTTAGCCTGCTACTCCCCAGCCACTCGTGGCAAGTGTCTCGGCCAGGAGCCCCGACCTCGGGGGAGGCTTGCAGTACCACATCAGGTGCAAGCCCGGCGATGTCGCCCCGTACGTTCTGCTCCCCGGCGACCCAGACAGGGTTCCGCTGATCTCCAGCTTCTGGGATGAGAGGCGCGAGGTCGCGAGGCACCGCGAGTACACGACCCACACCGGGAGGTACAAGGGGGCACCCATCTCAGCCACGTCCACCGGTATCGGGGGCCCCGCCGCGTCCATAGCCGTCGAGGAGCTACTGAGGGTCGGAGCCGGTACGCTCATAAGGGTCGGGACCACGGGGGCTATACAGCGTGACATCAGGGTCGGCGACCTCGTGATCGCCACCGGGGCCGTCAGGCTCGACGGCGCCAGCCAGGAGTACGTGATGGCGGAATACCCAGCCCTAGCGCACTTCGAAGTCGCGCTGGCGCTCATAGAGGCGGCCGAGAGCCTGGGCGCGAGGTACCATGTGGGCGTCGTCGCCTCAACCGACACCTTCTACACGGGGCAGTCCAGGCCGGGGTTCAAGGGCTACCAGCCGAGCTGGTCCCCAAGCCTCATGGCCGACCTCCAGGCCGCCGGGGTGCTGAGCTTCGAGATGGAGGCCGCAACGGTGTTCACGCTCGCGTCGATCTACGGGGCCAGAGCCGGGGCGGTGCTCGCCGTCCTAGCCAACAGGGTGACAGACGAGTTCGTCCCAGAGGCGGGGGTTGAGGACGCCGTTAGAGTGGCTAACGAGGCCGTGAGGATCCTCCACGAGTGGGACGCTTTAAAAGGAGGTAAAAAGCACCTGTACCCCTCTCTCCTAAGGGAGTTAGTGTGCAGGCAGTGAGCCCCGCGACCTTTTGCTCTCAGCCCTCTTCGCCGCCCTCACGGCAGCTGGGGCGCTTGTGTGGTTCCGTTACCCTTAAGCCCAGTACCCGTGACCACGCAGACGCTCCTCACGTATCTTGCCGCGCTGCTGCTCGGCGGCAGGCTCGTGGCGCTGAGCCAGCTGTTTCACGTGCTCCCCGATCTTCGTCGGCATGAGAGGC from Infirmifilum sp. NZ encodes:
- the udp gene encoding uridine phosphorylase is translated as MASVSARSPDLGGGLQYHIRCKPGDVAPYVLLPGDPDRVPLISSFWDERREVARHREYTTHTGRYKGAPISATSTGIGGPAASIAVEELLRVGAGTLIRVGTTGAIQRDIRVGDLVIATGAVRLDGASQEYVMAEYPALAHFEVALALIEAAESLGARYHVGVVASTDTFYTGQSRPGFKGYQPSWSPSLMADLQAAGVLSFEMEAATVFTLASIYGARAGAVLAVLANRVTDEFVPEAGVEDAVRVANEAVRILHEWDALKGGKKHLYPSLLRELVCRQ